The Ciceribacter thiooxidans genome window below encodes:
- a CDS encoding cold-shock protein, protein MATGTVKFFAQDKGFGFITPDNGGPDVFVHISAVGFGASLTDGQKVSYDVGQDRKTGKSKAENVSVL, encoded by the coding sequence ATGGCAACTGGTACCGTAAAGTTTTTCGCTCAGGACAAGGGCTTCGGCTTCATCACCCCGGATAATGGTGGACCGGATGTGTTCGTCCACATCTCGGCTGTAGGCTTCGGCGCTTCCCTGACCGATGGCCAGAAGGTCAGCTACGACGTGGGCCAAGACCGTAAGACAGGAAAGTCGAAGGCTGAGAACGTTAGCGTCCTCTGA
- a CDS encoding class I SAM-dependent methyltransferase, producing the protein MYDQSKLSELIRFARIDAGATVIDVYPGGGEWTRLFSEIVGPEGRVTSFVPAELAHFKNDPVGLMRTLAQEPGRENVEAVSADLVAMPEMTQPADVLWLHLFYHDLHTALMQAKGATAADFNRAVYERLKPGGFYVIIDHAAAAGAGTADAQSLHRIDPASVCEEVEAAGFVLDAESALLANRSDPHATKVFDPSIKGETDRFAYRFVKP; encoded by the coding sequence ATGTACGACCAATCCAAACTATCCGAGTTGATCCGGTTCGCACGCATTGATGCGGGCGCCACCGTCATCGACGTTTATCCAGGCGGCGGCGAGTGGACGCGCCTGTTCTCCGAGATCGTTGGACCCGAAGGTCGAGTCACCAGCTTCGTGCCGGCCGAACTCGCGCACTTCAAGAACGATCCGGTCGGCCTCATGCGAACGCTCGCGCAAGAGCCTGGCAGGGAAAACGTCGAAGCCGTCTCAGCGGACCTCGTGGCAATGCCGGAGATGACGCAGCCAGCGGACGTCCTGTGGCTGCACCTGTTCTACCACGATCTCCACACCGCGCTGATGCAGGCTAAGGGGGCGACGGCTGCGGACTTCAATCGAGCTGTCTATGAACGGCTGAAGCCAGGTGGTTTCTACGTCATCATCGATCACGCCGCCGCCGCCGGGGCCGGCACAGCTGATGCCCAGTCATTGCATCGCATCGACCCTGCCTCCGTGTGCGAGGAGGTGGAGGCTGCGGGCTTCGTACTGGATGCGGAAAGCGCCCTGCTGGCGAACAGGAGCGATCCACACGCGACCAAGGTCTTCGATCCCTCGATCAAGGGCGAGACCGATCGCTTCGCATATCGATTCGTGAAGCCCTGA
- a CDS encoding NADPH-dependent F420 reductase, whose product MSYAIIGFGNIGRALAKAFARNGIEVIVATTRDPESFAADAAAIGPKAIAKTLTDAIKADVIFLAVRFEAHADVAKALPTWRGKTIIDVTNAYGVPPEDLGGQSSSKFVAQAFRGARLVKGFNHLGAAILAQDPAVHGGRRAVFLASDDDDAAAEIGTLAENLGFAPIKLGGLSEGGLLVHARGKSWGHLIFKDLVKFD is encoded by the coding sequence GTGAGCTACGCAATTATCGGCTTCGGCAATATCGGCCGAGCTCTGGCCAAGGCCTTCGCACGCAACGGTATAGAAGTGATCGTTGCAACGACGCGCGACCCGGAAAGCTTTGCTGCTGATGCGGCCGCGATCGGGCCCAAGGCTATTGCCAAAACGCTGACGGACGCCATCAAGGCGGACGTCATCTTCTTAGCCGTCCGTTTCGAGGCGCATGCGGATGTCGCGAAGGCGCTTCCCACGTGGCGAGGGAAGACGATCATCGATGTGACCAATGCCTATGGCGTGCCACCCGAGGACCTGGGAGGACAGTCGTCTTCCAAATTCGTCGCGCAAGCCTTCCGTGGTGCAAGGCTGGTCAAGGGTTTCAACCACTTGGGCGCTGCCATTCTTGCCCAAGATCCGGCCGTGCATGGTGGCAGAAGAGCCGTGTTCCTAGCAAGCGACGATGACGACGCTGCGGCGGAGATTGGTACGCTCGCGGAAAATCTGGGCTTCGCGCCGATCAAGCTTGGCGGGCTGTCGGAAGGCGGGCTGCTGGTCCATGCGCGCGGAAAGAGCTGGGGTCATCTGATCTTCAAGGACCTGGTGAAGTTCGACTGA
- a CDS encoding SDR family NAD(P)-dependent oxidoreductase, with product MKALEGKIAVITGGSSGIGLATAKRFVEEGAQVVIIGRREKVLQEAAVLIAKNVTTVVGDVSRLEDLDQLYATVKEKHGHIDILFANAGAGTVAPLAAATEDHFDQTFDVNVKGLFFTVQKALPLFKDGGSIILNSSVSNVMGLPAFSAYAASKAAVRSFSRSWTQELKDRNIRVNTMSPGAIETPALATTTGLTAEQAEEAVAQFTSQIPMGRRGKAEEIAAALTFLASDESSYITGIDLAVDGGWAQV from the coding sequence ATGAAAGCACTCGAAGGCAAAATCGCAGTCATCACGGGCGGAAGCAGCGGGATTGGTTTGGCCACGGCCAAGCGTTTCGTGGAAGAAGGTGCGCAGGTCGTGATCATTGGGCGGCGCGAGAAAGTCTTACAAGAGGCCGCGGTCCTTATCGCGAAAAACGTGACAACAGTCGTGGGCGACGTCTCGCGCCTGGAAGATCTGGACCAGCTCTACGCCACCGTGAAGGAGAAACATGGTCACATCGACATTCTCTTCGCGAATGCGGGCGCAGGAACGGTCGCGCCGCTCGCGGCAGCTACTGAGGACCATTTTGACCAGACCTTCGATGTGAACGTGAAGGGTCTGTTCTTTACGGTGCAGAAGGCACTTCCACTCTTCAAGGACGGCGGATCGATCATCCTTAACTCTTCGGTCTCGAATGTGATGGGGCTGCCAGCGTTCAGCGCCTACGCAGCAAGCAAGGCGGCTGTCCGCAGCTTCTCCCGGTCCTGGACCCAGGAGCTGAAGGATCGCAATATCCGCGTCAATACGATGAGCCCCGGCGCGATCGAGACTCCCGCCTTGGCGACAACGACCGGCCTCACCGCTGAGCAAGCCGAGGAGGCGGTCGCCCAGTTTACCTCACAGATCCCAATGGGTCGCAGGGGAAAGGCAGAGGAAATTGCGGCTGCGCTCACGTTCCTCGCCTCCGATGAAAGCTCCTACATCACCGGTATAGATCTCGCCGTCGATGGTGGTTGGGCGCAGGTCTGA
- a CDS encoding SDR family NAD(P)-dependent oxidoreductase translates to MTRLNGKTAVITGGATGIGLAAAKRFIEEDAFVFIYGRRQQALDAAVAELGPNARAVKGSVSDESDLDRLYAAVKAERGSLDILFANAGAGSPLPLGQITTKHIDDTFDTNVKGTIFTVQKALALMGPGGSIILTGSSAGTTGAPAFTAYSASKAAVRNLARTWAEDLKGTGIRVNVLSPGATATELAKEALGEEGQRAYGAMTPLQRMADPAEIAAVAAFLASNDSSFMTASEVAVDGGLAQL, encoded by the coding sequence ATGACCAGATTGAATGGAAAGACCGCCGTGATCACGGGCGGCGCCACCGGTATCGGCCTCGCCGCTGCAAAGCGCTTTATCGAGGAAGATGCCTTCGTCTTCATCTACGGCCGTCGGCAGCAAGCACTCGACGCCGCTGTGGCCGAGCTTGGCCCCAATGCCCGCGCCGTAAAGGGCTCAGTCTCGGATGAGTCCGATCTGGACCGGCTCTACGCGGCGGTGAAAGCCGAGCGCGGAAGCCTCGACATCCTCTTCGCCAATGCCGGGGCCGGAAGCCCGCTTCCTCTCGGCCAGATTACCACCAAGCACATCGACGACACTTTCGACACCAATGTGAAGGGTACGATCTTCACGGTCCAGAAGGCGTTAGCACTGATGGGTCCGGGCGGCTCGATCATCCTGACGGGATCGAGTGCCGGGACCACCGGCGCGCCGGCCTTCACTGCCTACAGCGCCAGCAAGGCAGCCGTGCGCAATCTCGCACGCACCTGGGCGGAGGACCTGAAGGGTACGGGTATCCGGGTCAACGTACTATCGCCCGGGGCGACGGCGACCGAGCTCGCGAAGGAAGCGCTGGGAGAGGAGGGCCAGAGGGCCTACGGCGCGATGACCCCGCTCCAGCGCATGGCCGATCCCGCGGAAATCGCAGCCGTGGCCGCGTTCCTCGCGTCGAACGACAGCAGCTTCATGACCGCCAGCGAAGTCGCCGTCGACGGCGGCCTGGCCCAACTCTGA
- a CDS encoding LysR family transcriptional regulator — MIDWDDVRYFLAAARGGSVRAAAKRLAVNHATVLRRIAQLEERLGTQMFEKLPSGYRLTAAGEEVLEFANQMEASSHQLETRVFGRDQSVRGLLRVTLPPFLATHLLMPDIADFARLHPDIEMEIVSTGDVVNLTNREADVAIRMVSNRKTLPLNLHGLKGPDLLAGVYMSRDRLAAWHAGAPDPIRPIVIGGQAVPDWIAEGEVPVTGVPFRTPDADAQIAATRQGIGMTRLPCFVGDADHLLARVPGIELDAPATIWLLTQGETRKTKRVRLFTEFISHRLAAYAPLLAGRSISPG, encoded by the coding sequence ATGATCGACTGGGATGACGTTCGTTACTTTCTTGCCGCTGCGCGTGGCGGTTCAGTGCGGGCTGCCGCCAAACGTCTGGCCGTGAACCACGCGACGGTGCTGCGACGCATTGCCCAGCTTGAGGAGCGCCTCGGGACGCAGATGTTCGAAAAGCTGCCTTCAGGTTACCGTCTGACGGCTGCGGGCGAGGAGGTCCTCGAGTTCGCGAACCAGATGGAAGCCTCGTCGCACCAACTGGAGACGCGCGTCTTCGGGCGCGATCAGAGCGTACGCGGGCTTCTGCGAGTGACGCTGCCCCCGTTCCTCGCGACACACCTGCTCATGCCAGATATCGCCGATTTTGCGCGTCTGCATCCGGACATCGAGATGGAGATCGTATCGACTGGCGACGTCGTGAATCTGACCAACCGGGAGGCGGATGTGGCGATCCGGATGGTCTCTAATCGCAAGACCCTGCCGCTCAATCTTCATGGCCTGAAAGGTCCGGATCTGCTCGCGGGAGTCTATATGTCCCGCGATCGACTGGCCGCGTGGCATGCGGGTGCGCCGGATCCAATCCGGCCCATCGTCATCGGCGGTCAGGCTGTTCCGGACTGGATCGCCGAAGGGGAGGTCCCCGTCACAGGGGTTCCGTTCAGGACGCCGGATGCGGATGCGCAGATCGCTGCAACAAGGCAAGGGATCGGCATGACCAGACTGCCCTGTTTCGTCGGAGATGCCGATCACCTGCTGGCGAGAGTTCCGGGCATCGAACTCGATGCACCTGCGACGATCTGGCTTCTCACGCAGGGGGAGACACGCAAGACGAAGCGCGTGCGGCTTTTCACAGAGTTCATATCCCACCGGCTCGCCGCGTACGCTCCGCTCCTCGCCGGGCGGTCCATATCGCCCGGCTGA